From one Lysinibacillus sp. G4S2 genomic stretch:
- the lexA gene encoding transcriptional repressor LexA: MKKVSKRQEAILEFIKEEVRTKGYPPSVREIGEAVGLASSSTVHGHLARLEQKGFIRRDPTKPRAIEILEPEDSIQKQHVIHVPLVGKVTAGSPITAIENIDEYFPLPDIYGTSEDQLFMLEIMGESMIEAGILDGDLVIVKQRATANNGDIVVAMTAEDEATVKRFFKEKNHFRLQPENATMEPIIVDQVSILGQVVGLYRRVH; the protein is encoded by the coding sequence ATGAAAAAAGTTTCGAAAAGACAAGAAGCCATATTAGAGTTCATCAAAGAAGAAGTGCGCACAAAGGGGTATCCACCATCAGTACGTGAGATTGGTGAAGCAGTTGGACTTGCTTCAAGCTCAACAGTTCATGGACATTTAGCTCGTTTAGAACAAAAGGGCTTCATTCGTCGAGACCCAACTAAACCACGGGCTATTGAAATCCTAGAGCCAGAGGATTCTATTCAAAAGCAACATGTTATACATGTCCCACTTGTTGGGAAGGTTACAGCAGGTTCTCCGATAACTGCTATTGAAAATATCGATGAGTATTTCCCACTTCCAGATATTTATGGTACAAGTGAAGATCAGTTATTTATGCTAGAAATTATGGGTGAATCAATGATTGAAGCTGGCATCTTAGATGGAGATTTAGTCATTGTTAAACAAAGAGCAACGGCTAATAATGGTGATATTGTCGTAGCAATGACTGCAGAGGATGAAGCCACTGTAAAGCGTTTCTTCAAGGAAAAAAATCATTTTCGTTTACAGCCTGAAAACGCAACAATGGAGCCGATTATCGTAGACCAAGTTTCTATTTTGGGGCAAGTTGTTGGTCTCTATCGTCGTGTACACTAA
- a CDS encoding LysM peptidoglycan-binding domain-containing protein has product MNWLKKNPHITTLLGASLLFAAYLFITDPGNVTYTEIEIEHGDSLWSLAEQYSGKMKTDDWIKLVKAENELSNVDIIAGKSLVIPVVGDQSKPINSIEIARNEK; this is encoded by the coding sequence ATGAACTGGTTAAAGAAAAATCCACATATTACTACTTTATTAGGGGCAAGTCTACTATTTGCAGCATATCTTTTTATAACAGATCCAGGCAATGTTACTTACACTGAAATTGAAATCGAACATGGTGATAGTTTATGGTCGTTAGCTGAACAATACTCTGGTAAAATGAAAACGGATGATTGGATTAAGCTTGTGAAAGCAGAAAATGAATTATCAAACGTTGATATTATTGCAGGTAAATCCCTAGTGATTCCAGTAGTGGGTGACCAGTCCAAACCCATAAATTCAATTGAAATTGCGAGAAATGAAAAATGA
- a CDS encoding GNAT family N-acetyltransferase, with protein sequence MFIKTKRLIIREFEVQDWQAVYEYTSDSNVMKYIPEGVFNEEEARKFVSENSGDKAKYFPVVLLNNNIVIGHIVFHPCFGDHTYEIGWVFNPNYYNNGYASEAAEAVLDYGFKEMKLHRIIATCQPENIGSYRVMEKIGMRREGYFKKCIPNGDEWWDEYYYAVLDEE encoded by the coding sequence TTGTTTATTAAAACGAAAAGATTAATTATAAGAGAATTTGAGGTTCAAGATTGGCAAGCTGTCTATGAATATACTTCAGATTCAAATGTGATGAAATACATTCCAGAGGGAGTTTTTAATGAGGAGGAAGCAAGAAAGTTTGTTTCAGAAAATAGCGGTGATAAAGCAAAATACTTCCCTGTTGTTTTACTAAATAACAATATTGTCATTGGTCATATTGTTTTCCATCCATGTTTTGGTGACCATACGTATGAAATTGGTTGGGTATTTAATCCGAACTATTACAATAATGGATATGCCTCTGAAGCTGCAGAAGCTGTACTGGACTATGGATTCAAGGAAATGAAGCTTCATAGAATTATTGCAACATGCCAGCCAGAAAATATCGGATCCTATCGAGTGATGGAAAAAATCGGCATGAGACGCGAAGGTTATTTTAAAAAATGTATTCCTAACGGAGATGAGTGGTGGGATGAATACTACTATGCTGTCTTAGATGAGGAATGA
- a CDS encoding metal ABC transporter permease — MGIPVIFLHYGFMTTISFTTVAAFDSVGAILVVAMLIGPAATSYLISKTIKQMFLYSMLFGASASVIGYYLAKLWDTSIAGMMETTVVGQKIAERRRKSLVSKLEIM; from the coding sequence ATCGGCATTCCTGTTATTTTTCTACATTATGGCTTCATGACAACGATTTCCTTTACAACTGTTGCTGCATTTGATAGTGTTGGTGCGATTTTAGTTGTCGCTATGTTAATAGGGCCAGCTGCTACTTCCTATTTAATAAGCAAAACGATTAAACAAATGTTTTTGTATAGCATGCTGTTTGGGGCTTCAGCTTCGGTAATAGGTTATTATTTAGCGAAGCTTTGGGATACGTCCATTGCAGGGATGATGGAAACAACAGTAGTAGGTCAAAAAATCGCCGAGCGTCGAAGAAAATCACTCGTAAGTAAATTAGAAATTATGTAA
- a CDS encoding recombinase family protein gives MINTLQSAVVYCRVSTEKETQSSSLERQQEELMRYAKEQGYEVKNVFRDKHSGYDVERDGLLEMLDFIKEKEVKALFVQDETRLGRGNARMAVLHLLQKTETDVFSMRDEGPVQLNEMDTMLLEILAIVEEYQRRIHNAKIRRGMRRAVENGYRPENNLSNRGNPNGQERKDVPVEEIIKLRNRGFTFEEIAVTLRGLGFDVSKATVHRRYREHQEINSK, from the coding sequence ATGATAAATACACTACAATCGGCTGTTGTCTATTGCCGTGTGAGTACAGAAAAAGAGACACAAAGTTCCTCGCTTGAACGTCAACAAGAGGAGTTGATGCGCTATGCTAAAGAGCAGGGCTACGAAGTGAAGAACGTTTTTAGGGATAAGCATAGTGGCTATGATGTGGAACGTGATGGCTTACTTGAAATGCTCGACTTTATTAAAGAAAAAGAAGTTAAAGCATTATTTGTACAGGATGAGACACGCTTAGGACGTGGAAATGCTAGAATGGCAGTATTGCATTTATTACAAAAAACTGAAACGGATGTTTTTTCTATGCGAGACGAGGGCCCTGTACAATTAAATGAAATGGATACGATGCTCCTAGAAATTTTAGCGATCGTAGAGGAGTACCAACGCAGAATTCATAATGCTAAAATACGTCGTGGCATGCGTCGTGCCGTTGAAAATGGCTATCGTCCTGAAAACAATTTATCAAATCGTGGAAATCCTAATGGTCAAGAACGTAAGGATGTACCTGTAGAAGAGATTATTAAGCTACGTAACCGAGGCTTCACTTTTGAGGAAATTGCCGTAACACTAAGAGGTCTAGGCTTTGATGTAAGCAAAGCAACTGTCCATAGGAGATATCGGGAACATCAAGAGATTAATAGCAAATAA
- a CDS encoding CPBP family intramembrane glutamic endopeptidase, translated as MSELTTSSERNKTGWILITIATMLTASIIFWFFNNPEGFIENLIGYKRDVFSNIFIWIFTAFIVVGYIAYTIIALPFVKAHVFTMSWLKVIGIRIAIVTGIVEEVIFRHLLMEYLLTNAFSDLKQILISGIVFGIAHGVWVLLRGDWKIALPVILSTTILGSLLAMLYIMTGRSTFAPIVAHMLINMVIEPWLMLSAVSGKWDSKLK; from the coding sequence ATGAGTGAGTTAACTACTTCAAGTGAAAGAAATAAAACTGGTTGGATATTAATAACTATTGCAACGATGCTGACAGCCAGTATAATTTTTTGGTTTTTCAATAATCCTGAAGGTTTTATTGAAAATCTAATTGGTTATAAGAGAGATGTGTTTTCAAACATATTTATTTGGATTTTTACTGCTTTTATTGTAGTGGGATACATTGCCTATACAATTATTGCATTACCTTTTGTAAAAGCACATGTATTTACTATGTCTTGGCTAAAAGTAATCGGTATAAGGATCGCTATTGTGACGGGGATCGTAGAAGAAGTGATTTTTAGACATTTACTTATGGAATACTTATTAACGAATGCATTTTCAGATTTAAAGCAAATACTAATTTCTGGGATAGTATTTGGAATTGCTCACGGTGTATGGGTACTTTTGAGAGGGGATTGGAAGATTGCCTTACCTGTTATACTATCTACTACAATTTTAGGAAGTCTTCTCGCGATGCTTTATATTATGACTGGAAGAAGTACCTTCGCTCCAATCGTAGCTCATATGTTAATTAATATGGTGATTGAACCATGGTTAATGTTATCTGCTGTATCTGGAAAATGGGATAGTAAACTAAAGTAA
- a CDS encoding LytTR family DNA-binding domain-containing protein produces the protein MINLKIEIKIDSEYEEPHVTIYTAELTPTIQAAISLLQQEKEEQILTGIANNKTYIIDPNSIIVIRTEGRELALYDEDDHRLILSKPLYELERQLGSNFIRISKSAIINLTKIKNIEASFNGTMEIELVLGIKEVISRNYRKQFKKRLGV, from the coding sequence GTGATAAATCTGAAAATAGAAATAAAAATAGATTCAGAGTATGAAGAGCCACATGTAACAATATATACAGCTGAACTTACGCCTACGATACAAGCTGCTATTTCTTTATTACAACAAGAAAAAGAAGAGCAAATTTTAACAGGAATCGCAAATAATAAAACATATATCATTGATCCAAATTCAATAATTGTTATTCGAACGGAAGGAAGAGAATTAGCTTTATATGATGAAGATGATCATCGTCTTATTTTGAGTAAACCTTTATATGAATTAGAGCGACAATTAGGGAGTAATTTTATACGGATTTCTAAATCAGCCATTATAAATCTCACAAAAATTAAAAATATTGAAGCTTCATTTAATGGAACAATGGAAATTGAGCTAGTTTTGGGAATTAAAGAAGTGATTTCTCGCAATTATCGAAAGCAATTTAAAAAGCGTTTGGGGGTCTAG
- a CDS encoding DUF3021 domain-containing protein, with the protein MHFLKNVAFGVSMGCTVFVFINLLGYWTLGNIFLEAVMANFTQHVLGSIIVGIACALPSYFYQVERLTFLQQIAIHFAISVSTFIVVALFLNWLPTSSIGMTMFMLLLGVLLFTLIWLLFYVYNLSEAKKMNNKIDELINKDNAQ; encoded by the coding sequence ATGCATTTTTTAAAAAATGTCGCATTTGGTGTAAGTATGGGCTGTACAGTTTTTGTTTTTATTAATCTTTTAGGTTATTGGACTCTTGGAAATATTTTTTTGGAAGCTGTTATGGCTAATTTTACACAACACGTTTTAGGTTCAATTATTGTAGGAATTGCTTGTGCATTACCTTCATATTTCTATCAAGTGGAACGTTTAACATTTTTACAACAAATAGCTATCCATTTTGCAATTTCTGTAAGTACATTTATTGTTGTTGCTTTATTTTTAAATTGGCTCCCAACATCATCTATCGGAATGACTATGTTCATGTTATTGCTTGGTGTTTTACTTTTCACTCTTATTTGGCTGCTATTTTATGTTTATAACCTATCTGAAGCGAAAAAAATGAATAATAAAATTGATGAGCTGATAAATAAGGATAATGCCCAATAA